One window of the Eucalyptus grandis isolate ANBG69807.140 chromosome 6, ASM1654582v1, whole genome shotgun sequence genome contains the following:
- the LOC104448239 gene encoding uncharacterized protein LOC104448239 → MMRRGNLHRIRAELLTCRLVRRHVVASSDALFSPSSKRGRKIQHETCRRSSRIWEKCQEERTRSWKGSRVRSSKWADPAASRNEDHREIPNPAERPRRRLPPGAEPPPHPDLPPQAARTPRRTPRRKARLRKAGPPAGKRSSRPETPLLKWNTTEDKVRNVLPVDGGDDEDSRSLRQARRRSRRRDAPVSSRKLAAVLWRLQLTEAEGGGRGGVRDEVGFQSGAGHIGSPFVLNRTGKVCNSDARDLDSPRSVSGTRNGFSHKLEPSFQFASSAMEGVTKWDPVSFRVPDDVRQIHSHVKLVNQQVSAVSTISSLEAELERARARTLELETERRSSKKKLEHFLKKVSEEKAAWRRREHEKIRAFVDDIKLDLNRERKNRQRMEIVNSKLVDELAEAKLSVKRLMQDYEKERKTRELIEEVCDELAKEIGEDKAEMEALKKEYMKLREDVEEERKMLQMAEVWREERVQMKLVDAKVALERKYSQMNSLVADLENFLKSRNHTPDVKDIREAELLRQAAASMNIQDMKEFSYEPPNSDDLFAVLEEVNNFGENNEREIEQCTAYSPASPASKMHTVSPEINTLEKDNINRYPSSFPGHDGEIEDDESGWETVSNLEDQGSSYSPDGSAPSVNNIQQNGDILASGGETPVTEISEVCSIPPTRQQKKVSSIARLWKSCPNNGENYKIVSVEGTNGRMSNGMISNGAVMSPDHGSGKGGFSPSDNVSQWSSPDTGNPHITRGMKGCIEWPRGAQKTSLKAKLLEARMESQKIQLRHVLKQKM, encoded by the exons ATGATGCGTCGTGGGAATTTGCATAGGATTCGTGCTGAATTGCTGACGTGTCGACTTGTCAGGCGCCACGTGGTCGCCTCCTCGGATGCCCTTTTTTCTCCATCGtcaaagagagggagaaaaatacAACACGAGACCTGTCGGAGAAGCTCCCGCATTTGGGAGAAATGTCAAG aggAGCGCACGCGGAGCTGGAAAGGGAGCCGCGTTCGAAGCTCTAAATGGGCGGACCCAGCAGCCTCCCGCAATGAAGATCACCGGGAGATCCCTAATCCGGCCGaacgcccccgccgccgcctccccccgGGCGCCGAACCGCCCCCGCACCCAGATCTGCCGCCCCAGGCGGCCAGGACCCCTCGCCGCACCCCCCGCCGGAAGGCCCGCCTGAGGAAGGCCGGGCCCCCCGCCGGCAAGCGGAGCAGCCGCCCCGAGACGCCTCTCCTCAAGTGGAACACGACCGAGGACAAGGTGCGGAACGTCCTCCCcgtcgacggcggcgacgacgaggaCAGCAGGTCGCTGCGCCAGGCCCGCCGGAGGAGCCGGCGGAGGGATGCCCCGGTGTCGTCGAGGAAGCTCGCCGCCGTGCTCTGGCGGCTGCAGCTGACGGAGGCCGAGGGCGGGGGCCGCGGCGGCGTTCGAGACGAGGTCGGGTTTCAG TCTGGTGCTGGACACATAGGATCTCCTTTTGTATTGAATAGAACAGGGAAGGTGTGCAACTCAGATGCAAGGGATCTTGATAGTCCTCGTTCGGTATCTGGCACAAGGAATGGCTTTTCGCATAAG CTTGAGCCTTCTTTTCAATTTGCAAGTTCTGCGATGGAGGGTGTAACTAAGTGGGACCCAGTCTCTTTTAGAGTACCTGATGATGTACGTCAGATTCACAGCCATGTGAAACTTGTTAATCAACAAGTGAGTGCCGTATCAACCATTTCTTCACTTGAAGCTGAACTTGAACGAGCTCGGGCACGCACTCTAGAGCTGGAAACTGAGCGTCGTTCCTCGAAGAAAAAGCTGGAGCACTTTCTAAAGAAAGTCAGTGAGGAGAAGGCAGCATGGCGGAGAAGGGAGCATGAGAAGATTCGTGCCTTTGTTGATGATATTAAATTGGATCTGAAtcgagaaaggaaaaatcgcCAGCGCATGGAAATTGTCAATTCCAAATTGGTTGACGAACTTGCTGAGGCCAAGCTATCAGTAAAGCGATTAATGCAGgattatgaaaaagaaagaaagaccaGAGAACTAATCGAAGAAGTATGTGACGAGCTGGCAAAGGAGATTGGGGAAGACAAAGCTGAAATGGAGGCATTGAAGAAGGAATATATGAAACTACGGGAAGAcgtagaagaggaaagaaagatgtTGCAGATGGCAGAGGTCTGGCGTGAAGAACGAGTTCAGATGAAACTTGTGGATGCAAAGGTGGCACTTGAGCGGAAATATTCTCAGATGAACAGTTTAGTAGCTGATCTGGAGAATTTCTTAAAATCAAGAAACCATACCCCAGATGTGAAGGACATAAGAGAAGCAGAGTTACTTCGGCAGGCAGCTGCTTCCATGAATATACAGGACATGAAAGAATTCTCTTACGAGCCTCCCAATTCTGATGATTTATTTGCCGTTCTTGAAGAAGTTAATAATTTTGGCGAAAACAATGAGAGGGAGATTGAACAATGCACAGCTTACAGTCCTGCAAGTCCTGCCTCAAAAATGCACACAGTGAGCCCCGAAATAAACACATTGGAAAAGGACAACATCAACAGATATCCCTCATCTTTCCCTGGTCATGATGGTGAGATTGAAGATGATGAGAGCGGATGGGAAACTGTGAGCAACCTTGAAGACCAGGGATCAAGCTATTCCCCAGATGGGAGTGCCCCATCCGTGAACAATATCCAGCAAAATGGGGATATCTTAGCTAGCGGCGGTGAAACCCCAGTAACTGAAATCAGTGAAGTGTGCTCAATTCCTCCTACGAGGCAACAGAAGAAAGTTTCATCAATAGCAAGGCTCTGGAAATCATGTCCAAATAACGGGGAGAACTACAAGATAGTCTCGGTGGAGGGCACGAATGGGAGGATGTCCAATGGGATGATATCCAATGGGGCCGTCATGTCTCCTGATCATGGGTCCGGTAAGGGCGGGTTTAGCCCATCTGATAATGTTAGCCAATGGAGTTCCCCTGATACAGGGAATCCCCACATAACTCGAGGCATGAAAGGCTGCATTGAATGGCCTCGCGGCGCGCAGAAGACCAGTCTGAAGGCGAAGCTTCTTGAAGCAAGGATGGAAAGTCAAAAGATCCAGTTACGGCATGTATTGAAACAGAAAATGTAG
- the LOC104448237 gene encoding reactive Intermediate Deaminase A, chloroplastic: protein MSWLASRAFHAPPPIDMRALRARCPAAMGVGCASIVGTSLWRSSAPARRAPAPFACLGISTEARLKEAVQTDKAPAALGPYSQAIKANNLLFVSGVLGLIPETGQFVSESVEDQTEQVLKNMGEILKAGGASYSSVVKTTIMLADLQDFKKVNEIYAKYFSAPAPARSTYQVAALPLNARIEIECIAAL, encoded by the exons atgtcGTGGCTCGCTTCGAGGGCGTTCCACGCGCCGCCGCCGATCGACATGAGGGCGCTGCGGGCCCGGTGCCCGGCGGCCATGGGCGTCGGCTGCGCCTCCATAGTCGGCACGAGCCTGTGGCGGTCGTCGGCGCCGGCGAGGCGAGCGCCCGCGCCGTTTGCTTGCCTGGGCATTTCGACCGAGGCTC GTTTAAAGGAAGCTGTTCAAACAGACAAAGCTCCAGCTGCTTTGGGACCCTATTCCCAGGCTATCAAAGCTAACAACCTTCTGTTTGTATCTGGTGTTCTTGGTCTCATTCCAGAG ACTGGACAATTTGTATCTGAAAGCGTGGAAGACCAGACAGAACAG GTTCTCAAAAATATGGGGGAAATACTGAAAGCTGGGGGTGCCAGCTATTCTTCTGTGGTCAAGACAACAATTAT GCTGGCTGACTTGCAAGACTTCAAAAAAGTGAATGAGATCTATGCTAAAT ATTTTTCGGCACCTGCCCCAGCTCGCTCAACATATCAGGTTGCTGCTCTGCCACTGAATGCGAGGATTGAGATCGAGTGCATTGCAGCACTTTGA
- the LOC104448240 gene encoding uncharacterized protein LOC104448240 produces MNSFELPSFSLGLDSDSDPEPPIPDPPRNATHGGESPAGGGGEVLEPRVEEPGRRDDGADPPRALKRLRRGLPAEPNRSSARPSPDACVDDDIEEFSSDETCKDEMTSIQIHSVGSSSKVPLCGRWVNNAPSSSRFKANKGEQASIDHSASLKRSYDTTMSKQTTLSPLRRFHLIDSDSDSPSTSEHANEEADKAELSSKEKSEIANHTLGSQESRKFPSYCIPENEDLWRDFRPTKSFHIPTPALDEVCEEYFHSVKRGNKPQQRAAHLNVDNKSCQLTRNSSQTIEPCCDSNDNLPPSHRYFFNDDPSIRNLVHSRLPHFFPLGGANSSKQPSLIDYMGQFANGESSKKQAIQKNDSKKSSRGRNKSKAHIADEITSTGSWMNPKATSTAPQNAGKRRVHANGKSAGHWYTAAGGKKVYVTATGEELTGRGAYGHYRKENGMASGKSRKKSKAKKGKKGKKG; encoded by the exons ATGAACTCTTTCGAGCttccctccttttctctcgGGCTCGATTCGGACTCCGATCCGGAGCCTCCGATCCCCGACCCGCCCCGGAACGCGACCCACGGCGGGGAGTCTCCGGCCGGCGGCGGAGGGGAAGTGCTCGAGCCGCGAGTCGAGGAGCCGGGCCGCCGCGACGACGGGGCCGACCCGCCGCGAGCCTTGAAGCGGCTCCGGCGCGGCCTGCCCGCCGAGCCGAATCGGAGCTCCGCTCGCCCGTCTCCCGACGCGTGCGTGGACGACGACATCGAAGAGTTCTCGTCCGATGAAACATGCAAAG ATGAAATGACATCCATCCAGATTCATTCGGTGGGCAGCAGCTCGAAGGTCCCACTGTGTGGACGTTGGGTTAACAATGCACCTTCCTCAAGCCGCTTCAAAGCCAATAAAGGGGAACAAGCTTCGATTGACCACTCTGCCAGCCTGAAAAGGAGCTATGATACAACCATGTCAAAACAAACTACTTTAAGTCCTCTTCGAAGGTTCCACTTAATTGATTCGGATTCTGATAGTCCATCCACTAGTGAACATGCCAATGAAGAAGCTGACAAGGCAGAGTTATCCTCCaaagagaaaagtgaaattgcCAATCATACACTTGGAAGTCAAGAGAGTAGAAAATTCCCATCTTACTGCATCCCTGAGAATGAGGATCTATGGAGAGATTTTCGTCCAACAAAGAGCTTTCACATCCCAACCCCAGCTCTGGATGAGGTCTGTGAAGAATATTTCCACTCTGTGAAGAGGGGGAATAAACCTCAGCAACGGGCGGCTCATTTAAACGTCGATAACAAAAGCTGTCAATTGACAAGAAATAGCAGCCAAACTATTGAGCCTTGCTGTGATTCAAATGACAACCTACCTCCTTCTCATAGATACTTTTTTAATGATGATCCAAGTATTCGGAACTTAGTCCACAGTCGTCTACCTCACTTTTTCCCTCTCGGTGGTGCCAATAGTAGCAAGCAGCCATCACTCATTGATTACAT GGGTCAATTTGCAAATGGAGAATCTTCTAAAAAGCAAGCTATACAAAAAAATGATTCTAAGAAAAGCTCAAGAGGgagaaataaatcaaaagctcaCATTGCTGACGAAATCACAAGCACCGGAAGCTGGATGAACCCCAAAGCCACTTCAACTGCTCCGCAAAATGCTGGGAAAAGACGAGTTCATGCTAATGGAAAATCCGCTGGTCATTGGTATACTGCAGCTGGTGGGAAGAAG GTTTATGTCACTGCAACTGGGGAGGAGTTGACAGGTCGTGGTGCCTATGGACATTACAGAAAG GAGAATGGAATGGCGTCTGGAAAGTCAAGAAAGAAATCCAAGGCCAAGAAGGGCAAGAAGGGCAAGAAGGGTTGA
- the LOC104448244 gene encoding uncharacterized protein LOC104448244 isoform X2 produces the protein MKKANQDTIPGPSANSRKRKMGHPRRLTIPEDQNSSPSEAANVPEVQHQDPRSDTSDPPVHRGSKRDQPHQVDRVDGIDSVLLGQRFSGVVEAEFDACYLLTVSLGNPRETLRGVVFKPGCHVPVSAENDVAPGVQMIQRKEIPRPEKKHRTQASNANTRKKNASSTRAAPVSADSGPSNSKMVALAKTEAARVVVEGKEVAPPAIKDVYVVSECQQTPPGLPKTFPPPPPPPPPPPSSSEIMFMDHVTTCGNGVPQASNEYDQWWKMQKTWGPLYELSEKEWREMEAISMTLPPGTTKKLLRKVISSVLGKSKPVNCSAKNLKSGELIEADEPVAVEPLPPPEPDNPLSSAHGYLERRDMGRMAELLQEEEKQNQEARAKEPDLGGDHEQIN, from the exons ATGAAGAAAGCAAACCAAGATACCATCCCCGGTCCCTCAGCAAACTCACGTAAGCGCAAAATGGGGCACCCTCGAAGACTAACAATTCCAGAGGATCAGAATTCAAGTCCCAGTGAGGCCGCAAATGTACCTGAAGTTCAACATCAAGATCCTCGGAGTGATACTTCTGACCCACCTGTGCATAGAGGTTCGAAGAGAGACCAACCCCATCAAGTGGATCGTGTTGATGGCATAGACAGCGTTTTGTTGGGCCAGAGGTTTTCTGGTGTTGTCGAAGCAGAATTTGATGCCTGTTATTTGCTGACTGTTAGTCTTGGCAACCCCCGGGAAACTTTAAGGGGTGTTGTGTTCAAGCCTGGATGCCATGTACCTGTTTCTGCTGAAAACGACGTGGCTCCTGGCGTGCAAATGATCCAAAGAAAGGAGATTCCCCGTCCAGAGAAAAAGCATCGAACCCAGGCCTCTAATGCCAatacaagaaagaagaatgctAGCTCTACCCGGGCAGCACCAGTTTCTGCTGATTCAGGCCCCTCAAATAGCAAAATGGTGGCTCTAGCCAAGACTGAGGCCGCTCGTGTGGTTGTTGAGGGTAAAGAGGTGGCTCCGCCAGCAATCAAGGATGTCTACGTGGTTTCCGAGTGTCAACAGACCCCACCAGGTTTACCCAaaacttttcctcctcctccacctccacctccacctcctccgtCGTCAAGTGAGATAATGTTCATGGATCATGTGACGACTTGTGGTAATGGAGTTCCCCAGGCCAGCAATGAGTATGATCAGTGGTGGAAAATGCAGAAGACATGGGGACCTCTTTATGAGCTCTCAGAAAAGGAATGGCGTGAGATGGAGGCCATTTCGATGACCTTGCCGCCTGGAACTACGAAGAAGCTGCTGAGGAAAGTCATTTCGAGTGTTCTGGGAAAATCAAAGCCGGTGAACTGCAGCGCTAAAAATCTTAAGTCGGGAGAGCTCATTGAAGCGGACGAGCCAGTCGCTGTTGAGCCTTTACCACCTCCTGAACCCGACAATCCCCTATCTTCTGCTCATGGATATCTGGAGCGCAGAGATATGGGGAGGATGGCTGAATTGTTGCAG GAAGAAGAGAAGCAGAACCAGGAGGCTCGGGCCAAAGAACCTGATCTCGGTGGTGACCATGAGCAGATTAACTGA
- the LOC104448242 gene encoding 1-acyl-sn-glycerol-3-phosphate acyltransferase — translation METSGANSLLRYRKLENFFRASTSEDIGAPSKVAAREEVGRQADVFTDDDGWVSIMISWLKIITCLMTMMVTTIIWALIMVVLIPWPYERVRQGNIYGHVTGRLMMWILGNPVKIEGSEFANERAIYISNHASPIDVCLIMWLTPTGTVGIAKKEIIYYPFFGQLYVLANHLRIDRSNPTAAIRSMSEVARAVVENKLSLIIFPEGTRSKTGRLLAFKKGFVHLALQTRLPIVPMVLTGTQRAWAKGSMHVRATPLAVKYLPPIKTDEWVADKIDDYVKLVHDIYVQHLPESQRPLLAPDPCNKS, via the exons ATGGAGACTAGTGGGGCGAATTCTTTGCTGAGGTACAGAAAATTGGAGAACTTCTTCCGTGCTAGCACTTCCGAAGATATAGGAGCACCATCAAAGGTTGCGGCAAGGGAAGAGGTGGGGCGGCAGGCTGACGTGTTCACGGATGATGACGGATGGGTGTCTATAATGATATCATGGTTAAAAATAATTACGTGCTTGATGACGATGATGGTGACAACAATCATCTGGGCGCTAATCATGGTTGTGCTGATTCCGTGGCCATACGAAAGGGTTCGGCAAGGCAATATTTATGGCCACGTGACTGGTAGATTGATG ATGTGGATCTTAGGGAATCCTGTGAAGATCGAAGGTTCAGAGTTTGCTAATGAGAGGGCAATTTACATCAGTAATCATGCATCTCCAATAGATGTCTGTCTTATAATGTGGTTGACTCCCACTGGAACTGTTGGCATTGCAAAGAAAGAG ATCATTTATTACCCTTTTTTTGGACAACTCTATGTGTTGGCGAATCACCTCCGCATAGATCGTTCAAACCCAACTGCTGCCATTAGGTCAATGAGTGAG GTAGCTCGTGCTGTTGTCGAAAACAAGCTCTCTCTCATAATTTTTCCTGAGGGGACCAGATCGAAGACCGGACGATTGCTTGCTTTCAAAAAG GGTTTTGTCCACCTGGCGTTGCAAACCCGCCTCCCTATAGTTCCTATGGTCCTAACTGGTACTCAACGAGCATGGGCAAAGGGCAGCATGCATGTTCGAGCTACACCCCTCGCTGTAAAGTATCTCCCTCCTATAAAAACTGATGAATGGGTGGCCGACAAGATCGACGACTATGTAAAATTGGTGCATGACATATACGTTCAGCACCTCCCAGAGTCCCAGAGGCCTCTTCTGGCCCCTGATCCTTGTAATAAGTCGTGA
- the LOC104448241 gene encoding heat shock 70 kDa protein 16: MSVVGFDIGNENCVIAVVKQRGIDVLLNDESNRETLAIVCFGEKQRFLGSAGAASAMMHPKSTVSQVKRLIGRKFADPDVQRELKMLPVETCEGPDGGILIRIQYAGEKHTFSPTQVMAMLFAHLKDIAEKNLEIPVSDCVIGIPSYFTDLQRRAYLNAATIAGLKPLRLMHDCTATALSYGIYKTDFSSRGPTFVAFVDIGHCDTQVCIASFEAGHMRILSHAFDRSLGGREFDEVLFSHFAAQFKDQYNIDVYSNVKACIRLRAACEKLKKVLSANAEAPLNIECLMDEKDVKGHIKRDEFEILASALLERISIPCKRALADAALPVERLHSVELVGSGSRIPAITKVLTSIFRREPRRTLNASECVARGCALQCAMLSPVFRVREYEVQDSIPFSIGFSSDGGPIGAGSNVVLFPKGRPIPSVKVLTLQRSSSFQLEAFYANPDELPSGMSSKISCFMVGPVKGLHGEKSKVKVRVQLNLHGIITIDSATMIEEGVEGSVSNDDTQAHGDKMDTESASFAGDNGVEDGTHSHSQSSHASDHHIRKHKVTKKHDIPVHLKIYGGMTEAEVLEAQEKEYQLAQQDKIAEQTKEKKNALESYVYETRNKLLNTYRSFASDREREGISRSLQQTEDWLYDEGDDETENAYILKLEDLHKLVNPIESRYKDEEARAQATRDLLNCIVEYRMSVKSLPPKDRELIVDECNKAEQWLREKTQQQESLPKNSNPVLWSSDIKSRAEDLEMKCKHMLNQRTSSPTPGESRGPDHHTSSDS, encoded by the exons ATGAGTGTGGTGGGCTTTGATATAGGAAATGAGAACTGTGTGATTGCCGTGGTGAAGCAGCGGGGCATCGACGTTCTTTTGAATGATGAGTCAAATCGCGAGACCCTGGCTATTGTGTGTTTTGGGGAGAAGCAGAGATTTTTAGGTTCTGCTGGGGCTGCTTCGGCGATGATGCACCCGAAATCAACTGTGTCTCAGGTGAAGAGACTGATCGGTAGAAAATTTGCAGATCCCGATGTTCAAAGGGAGCTTAAAATGCTGCCTGTAGAAACTTGTGAAGGTCCGGACGGAGGCATTTTGATTCGAATACAATATGCTGGAGAAAAGCACACATTCTCTCCGACTCAGGTGATGGCAATGCTCTTTGCGCATCTGAAAGATATTGCGGAGAAGAATCTAGAAATCCCTGTTTCGGATTGCGTTATTGGCATTCCCTCATACTTTACGGACCTGCAAAGGCGGGCATATTTGAATGCTGCCACGATTGCTGGATTGAAGCCTCTGAGGTTGATGCATGACTGTACTGCAACTGCCCTTAGTTATGGGATTTATAAGACAGACTTCTCCAGCAGAGGCCCCACTTTTGTTGCATTTGTGGACATTGGCCACTGCGATACTCAGGTTTGCATTGCATCATTTGAGGCCGGGCATATGAGAATACTTTCACATGCTTTTGATAGAAGCTTGGGTGGTAGAGAATTTGATGAGGTCTTGTTCAGTCATTTTGCTGCACAATTCAAAGACCAGTACAACATCGATGTGTATTCAAATGTTAAGGCCTGTATCAGGCTGCGGGCAGCATGTGAGAAGTTGAAGAAAGTTTTGAGTGCCAATGCAGAGGCACCATTAAATATTGAGTGCTTAATGGATGAGAAAGATGTCAAGGGGCACATCAAAAGGGACGAATTTGAGATACTCGCATCTGCGTTGCTGGAGAGGATCAGTATCCCTTGCAAAAGAGCCTTAGCTGATGCAGCATTGCCTGTGGAGAGACTTCATTCAGTTGAGCTTGTTGGATCAGGGTCTAGGATACCTGCTATTACTAAAGTGTTAACGTCTATTTTCAGAAGAGAACCTAGAAGGACGTTGAATGCCAGCGAATGTGTAGCTCGTGGATGTGCTCTACAGTGCGCAATGCTTAGTCCGGTTTTCCGGGTCAGAGAATACGAG GTACAAGATTCAATACCATTCTCCATAGGGTTCTCATCAGATGGAGGCCCAATTGGTGCAGGGTCAAATGTCGTGCTCTTTCCAAAAGGGCGCCCTATTCCAAGTGTCAAAGTACTGACACTTCAAAGGAGTAGCTCATTCCAGTTGGAAGCATTTTATGCTAATCCCGATGAGCTCCCTTCTGGCATGTCTTCAAAAATAAGTTGCTTCATG GTTGGCCCCGTCAAAGGTTTGCACGGGGAAAAGTCAAAGGTTAAAGTTAGAGTTCAATTAAACCTTCATGGCATCATCACTATTGATTCAGCCACG ATGATAGAAGAAGGTGTAGAAGGTTCAGTTAGCAATGATGACACTCAAGCACATGGTGACAAAATGGATACCGAGAGTGCTTCATTTGCCGGAGATAATGGTGTTGAAGATGGGACCCATTCACATTCTCAATCCTCACATGCCTCT GATCATCACATCAGAAAACATAAAGTGACCAAAAAGCACGATATACCAGTTCATCTGAAAATATATGGAGGGATGACAGAAGCTGAGGTTTTAGAAGCTCAGGAGAAAGAATATCAGTTGGCTCAGCAAGATAAGATAGCTgaacaaacaaaagagaagaaaaatgcttTGGAGTCATATGTTTATGAGACACGGAACAAG CTTTTGAACACGTACCGGAGCTTTGCAAGTGATCGGGAGAGGGAGGGGATCTCCAGAAGTCTACAACAGACGGAGGATTGGCTTTATGATGAAGGCGACGATGAAACTGAAAATGCTTATATTTTGAAGCTGGAGGACCTACACAAG CTGGTCAATCCAATTGAGAGTCGGTATAAGGACGAAGAAGCTAGAGCACAAGCTACAAGAGACCTATTGAACTGCATCGTGGAGTATAGAATGTCTGTAAAGTCACTTCCGCCAAAGGACAGAGAATTG ATAGTGGATGAGTGCAATAAAGCTGAACAGTGGCTGAGAGAGAAGACCCAGCAACAGGAGTCCTTGCCTAAGAATTCCAATCCAGTACTATGGTCAAGCGATATCAAGAGCAGGGCAGAGGACCTGGAAAT GAAATGCAAGCATATGCTAAATCAAAGGACGTCTAGCCCAACTCCAGGAGAGTCCAGAGGCCCAGATCATCACACTTCCAGTGACTCATGA
- the LOC104448244 gene encoding uncharacterized protein LOC104448244 isoform X1, giving the protein MKKANQDTIPGPSANSRKRKMGHPRRLTIPEDQNSSPSEAANVPEVQHQDPRSDTSDPPVHRGSKRDQPHQVDRVDGIDSVLLGQRFSGVVEAEFDACYLLTVSLGNPRETLRGVVFKPGCHVPVSAENDVAPGVQMIQRKEIPRPEKKHRTQASNANTRKKNASSTRAAPVSADSGPSNSKMVALAKTEAARVVVEGKEVAPPAIKDVYVVSECQQTPPGLPKTFPPPPPPPPPPPSSSEIMFMDHVTTCGNGVPQASNEYDQWWKMQKTWGPLYELSEKEWREMEAISMTLPPGTTKKLLRKVISSVLGKSKPVNCSAKNLKSGELIEADEPVAVEPLPPPEPDNPLSSAHGYLERRDMGRMAELLQAVQEEEKQNQEARAKEPDLGGDHEQIN; this is encoded by the exons ATGAAGAAAGCAAACCAAGATACCATCCCCGGTCCCTCAGCAAACTCACGTAAGCGCAAAATGGGGCACCCTCGAAGACTAACAATTCCAGAGGATCAGAATTCAAGTCCCAGTGAGGCCGCAAATGTACCTGAAGTTCAACATCAAGATCCTCGGAGTGATACTTCTGACCCACCTGTGCATAGAGGTTCGAAGAGAGACCAACCCCATCAAGTGGATCGTGTTGATGGCATAGACAGCGTTTTGTTGGGCCAGAGGTTTTCTGGTGTTGTCGAAGCAGAATTTGATGCCTGTTATTTGCTGACTGTTAGTCTTGGCAACCCCCGGGAAACTTTAAGGGGTGTTGTGTTCAAGCCTGGATGCCATGTACCTGTTTCTGCTGAAAACGACGTGGCTCCTGGCGTGCAAATGATCCAAAGAAAGGAGATTCCCCGTCCAGAGAAAAAGCATCGAACCCAGGCCTCTAATGCCAatacaagaaagaagaatgctAGCTCTACCCGGGCAGCACCAGTTTCTGCTGATTCAGGCCCCTCAAATAGCAAAATGGTGGCTCTAGCCAAGACTGAGGCCGCTCGTGTGGTTGTTGAGGGTAAAGAGGTGGCTCCGCCAGCAATCAAGGATGTCTACGTGGTTTCCGAGTGTCAACAGACCCCACCAGGTTTACCCAaaacttttcctcctcctccacctccacctccacctcctccgtCGTCAAGTGAGATAATGTTCATGGATCATGTGACGACTTGTGGTAATGGAGTTCCCCAGGCCAGCAATGAGTATGATCAGTGGTGGAAAATGCAGAAGACATGGGGACCTCTTTATGAGCTCTCAGAAAAGGAATGGCGTGAGATGGAGGCCATTTCGATGACCTTGCCGCCTGGAACTACGAAGAAGCTGCTGAGGAAAGTCATTTCGAGTGTTCTGGGAAAATCAAAGCCGGTGAACTGCAGCGCTAAAAATCTTAAGTCGGGAGAGCTCATTGAAGCGGACGAGCCAGTCGCTGTTGAGCCTTTACCACCTCCTGAACCCGACAATCCCCTATCTTCTGCTCATGGATATCTGGAGCGCAGAGATATGGGGAGGATGGCTGAATTGTTGCAG GCTGTGCAGGAAGAAGAGAAGCAGAACCAGGAGGCTCGGGCCAAAGAACCTGATCTCGGTGGTGACCATGAGCAGATTAACTGA
- the LOC104448238 gene encoding OVARIAN TUMOR DOMAIN-containing deubiquitinating enzyme 2 has protein sequence MEGIVTRRVILSDNSCLFNAVGYVVDHDKTKASELRQVIAATVASDPEKYSEAFLGKPNEEYCAWIQDSEKWGGAIELSILADYYEREIAAYDIQTGRCDLYGQEKRYSERVMLIYDGLHYDALVISPFEGAPEEFDQTIFEVRKDRTIGPIEEVALNFVKEQQRKRKYTDTAKFTLRCGVCQIGVVGQKEAGEHAQATGHVNFQEYR, from the exons ATGGAAGGTATTGTCACTAGAAGGGTCATTCTCTCAGACAACAGTTGCCTTTTTAATGCTGTCGG GTACGTCGTGGATCATGACAAAACCAAGGCTTCTGAGTTAAGACAG GTCATTGCTGCTACTGTAGCAAGTGATCCCGAGAAATATTCAGAAGCATTTCTGGGAAAGCCAAATGAAGAGTACTGTGCTTGGATTCAAGACTCAGAGAAGTGGGGAG GTGCTATTGAACTGTCAATACTAGCAGACTACTACGAACGCGAAATAGCAGCATATGACATCCAGACAGGCCGTTGTGATCTGTATGGTCAG GAAAAGAGGTACTCTGAGAGGGTCATGCTGATTTATGATGGGCTTCATTATGATGCATTAGTA ATATCACCGTTCGAGGGAGCTCCAGAGGAGTTTGATCAAACTATATTTGAGGTGCGAAAAGATAGGACGATTGGGCCAATAGAAGAAGTTGCCCTTAACTTTGTGAAGGAGCAGCAGAG GAAAAGGAAGTATACAGATACCGCCAAATTCACTCTACGCTGTGGAGTGTGCCAAATAGGAGTTGTCGGCCAGAAG GAGGCTGGGGAGCACGCCCAAGCCACAGGGCATGTCAATTTTCAGGAATACCGGTGA